The Staphylothermus marinus F1 genome has a segment encoding these proteins:
- the spt4 gene encoding transcription elongation factor subunit Spt4 — MPVRGKPFKACRRCKALVDKNATECPYCGSRDLTEDWDGIIIIIDPESSEIAKILGFTKPGRYAIKVT; from the coding sequence ATGCCTGTGAGAGGGAAGCCTTTCAAAGCATGTAGGAGATGTAAAGCATTAGTTGATAAAAACGCTACTGAATGCCCATATTGTGGCTCGAGAGATTTAACGGAAGATTGGGATGGAATAATCATCATAATAGATCCGGAGAGTTCTGAAATAGCTAAAATACTAGGGTTCACAAAGCCCGGTAGATATGCTATAAAGGTAACCTAA
- a CDS encoding DUF359 domain-containing protein yields MKSKFIVPVLKPESYLRKILSTPQGILYIGKYPIKDLEAHILVGDIVSNTLRGNIKIIDYKTRRHINIKPIINEPLTNLVNPRGTMSLMSRTIAKAKNYRTIIVKGEEDLVTLAYALENEETSIAYGQPDIGVVIIKSNRLKALRILKTFKPDIVVYNKV; encoded by the coding sequence ATGAAGAGCAAATTCATAGTTCCTGTTTTAAAGCCGGAGTCTTATCTAAGAAAAATCCTCAGCACTCCTCAAGGCATATTATATATTGGGAAATACCCTATAAAAGACCTCGAAGCCCACATCTTAGTTGGAGATATTGTTTCTAATACGTTAAGAGGAAACATAAAAATAATAGATTATAAGACACGTAGGCACATAAATATTAAACCTATAATTAATGAGCCGCTTACAAACCTTGTTAATCCCAGGGGAACTATGAGCTTAATGTCTAGAACTATTGCTAAAGCAAAAAACTATAGAACAATAATTGTTAAAGGAGAAGAGGACCTAGTCACACTAGCTTATGCACTAGAAAATGAAGAAACAAGTATAGCTTATGGACAACCAGATATAGGTGTAGTAATTATAAAAAGCAATCGTCTCAAAGCTTTAAGAATACTTAAAACATTTAAACCAGATATAGTTGTCTATAATAAGGTCTAG
- a CDS encoding 30S ribosomal protein S24e, which translates to MGKTVKIGEFTGEIVVDKYNPLVKRREVVIRIAHIGKSTPSRGLIRHETAKIYGVEVEKVYVREINTEYGLGVSNATIHIYDSVERAKQFEPPYVIKRNEYASQSYQLEQMMKEQGMG; encoded by the coding sequence TTGGGTAAAACAGTTAAGATCGGAGAATTTACGGGAGAAATAGTTGTTGACAAGTATAATCCCCTAGTTAAAAGGAGAGAAGTAGTTATTAGAATAGCTCATATAGGAAAAAGTACTCCTTCAAGAGGGCTTATCAGGCATGAAACCGCTAAAATATATGGTGTGGAAGTCGAGAAAGTCTATGTTCGAGAAATTAATACAGAATATGGATTAGGAGTTTCAAACGCTACGATACATATATATGATAGTGTCGAGAGAGCAAAGCAATTCGAGCCCCCATATGTTATTAAGAGAAACGAATATGCTTCTCAATCTTATCAGTTAGAACAAATGATGAAAGAACAAGGGATGGGGTGA
- a CDS encoding 30S ribosomal protein S27ae: MAHVHKLYIFDYKTGTIKPKNKKCPKCGSFMAFHKKPVPRWHCGKCGYVEYVHE, from the coding sequence ATGGCACATGTTCACAAACTCTATATATTCGACTATAAAACCGGGACAATAAAGCCTAAAAACAAGAAATGCCCTAAATGCGGTAGCTTTATGGCGTTCCATAAGAAGCCTGTGCCTAGATGGCATTGTGGCAAATGTGGATACGTAGAATATGTACATGAATAA
- the kae1 gene encoding KEOPS complex N(6)-L-threonylcarbamoyladenine synthase Kae1 codes for MENIIVLGIESTSHTFGVGIVKYVSSINETRILANTYDKYIPEKGGIHPREAALHHARVAAKVLSDALQKANISMRDVSAIAVALGPGLGPCLRVGASLARFLSSYYNIPLIPVNHAVAHIEIGKFLFGFKDPLIIYVSGGNTLIAIQRKKRYRILGETLDIPIGNLLDTFAREIGLAPPYIVNGKHQVDICAEWGSEFISLPYTVKGSDLSFSGLLTAALSLAEKYIDNKKKLGNVCLSLRETAFNMLVEVAERSLVLAGKKEVLLVGGVASNKVLRKKLELMASLHGAKYAGTPPEYSGDNGAMIAYTGLLGYLHNVIVEPRKAFVRQRWRLDEVELPWIQD; via the coding sequence ATGGAGAACATAATAGTTTTGGGAATAGAGTCTACGAGCCACACCTTTGGAGTAGGAATAGTAAAGTATGTTTCCTCCATTAATGAGACACGTATCCTAGCGAATACATATGATAAATATATCCCGGAAAAAGGCGGTATACATCCTAGAGAAGCGGCTCTACATCATGCAAGGGTGGCAGCTAAGGTATTAAGCGATGCTCTTCAAAAAGCTAATATAAGTATGAGAGATGTCTCGGCGATAGCTGTAGCATTAGGGCCTGGTCTAGGCCCATGTTTGAGGGTTGGAGCATCACTTGCTAGATTTCTATCGTCTTATTATAATATACCATTGATACCTGTAAATCATGCTGTAGCACATATTGAAATAGGCAAGTTCTTATTTGGTTTTAAAGATCCATTAATAATATATGTTTCCGGCGGCAATACATTAATCGCTATTCAGAGGAAAAAACGATACCGTATCCTGGGAGAAACACTCGATATACCCATAGGAAATTTACTAGATACTTTTGCGAGAGAAATAGGTTTAGCGCCTCCATATATTGTTAATGGAAAACACCAAGTAGATATATGTGCTGAATGGGGAAGCGAGTTTATATCGTTACCCTACACAGTCAAGGGAAGTGATCTAAGTTTTTCAGGATTATTAACAGCAGCTCTAAGCCTAGCTGAGAAATACATAGATAACAAGAAAAAACTTGGCAATGTATGTTTAAGTCTTAGAGAAACAGCTTTCAACATGTTGGTAGAGGTTGCTGAGAGATCACTTGTATTAGCTGGTAAGAAAGAAGTACTTCTAGTAGGAGGCGTTGCTTCTAATAAGGTTTTAAGAAAAAAACTAGAGTTAATGGCTTCTCTACATGGAGCAAAATATGCTGGAACACCACCAGAGTATTCTGGAGATAATGGAGCTATGATAGCGTATACGGGTCTGCTAGGATACTTACACAATGTAATAGTAGAGCCAAGAAAAGCCTTTGTTAGACAACGATGGCGCTTAGACGAGGTTGAATTGCCTTGGATACAGGATTAA
- a CDS encoding Kae1-associated kinase Bud32: protein MDTGLKTLDKGAEALLFLGNYFGKKVIVKYRVSKPYRHPRFDEVFRYSRTKTEAKILSQLYLRGLNVPAPLMVDLNNYVIVMQYIEGVKLINIIDTLEDEKIAKYAYDLGFQAGIMHSLNIYHGDLTLANIVITSDEKVYIIDFGLAGSSRDIEEYAIDIHLLRRSLQAIVPDKTSYFMKYFRKGYIKGYGEGAKEVFGRVEEIRLRGRYVEERLRKKYLRETYIE from the coding sequence TTGGATACAGGATTAAAAACACTGGATAAGGGAGCAGAAGCATTATTGTTTCTTGGAAACTATTTTGGTAAAAAAGTTATTGTAAAATATAGGGTTAGTAAACCATATAGGCATCCCCGATTCGACGAAGTATTTAGGTATTCTAGAACAAAAACTGAAGCAAAAATACTTTCACAACTATATCTTCGAGGACTAAATGTTCCAGCTCCTTTAATGGTTGATCTAAACAATTATGTAATAGTAATGCAATATATTGAAGGAGTTAAGCTCATCAACATAATTGATACATTAGAAGACGAGAAAATAGCTAAATATGCATATGATCTAGGCTTTCAAGCAGGTATAATGCATTCACTCAATATTTACCATGGAGATCTAACACTTGCCAACATAGTCATTACTAGTGATGAAAAAGTATACATTATAGATTTCGGATTAGCTGGGTCCAGCAGAGATATAGAAGAGTATGCCATAGATATACACTTACTAAGAAGGAGTTTACAAGCAATAGTCCCTGATAAAACAAGCTATTTTATGAAATATTTTAGAAAAGGATACATTAAGGGTTATGGGGAAGGAGCAAAGGAAGTATTTGGGAGGGTTGAAGAAATAAGGTTGAGAGGTAGATATGTTGAAGAAAGATTGAGAAAGAAGTATTTGAGGGAAACATATATTGAATAA
- a CDS encoding XTP/dITP diphosphatase yields MNKQLEPIYFITGNKHKLLEVKPIAEKYGFILVQSNYPKQEIQDSNILNIARHAALNAYMNLKKPVLVEDAGLFIDALKGFPGPYSSYVFKTIGITGILKLMENIVDRKACFKSAVVLIYEPFMISVLEKTCGIITRNPRGEQGFGFDPIFIPKGSSRTFAEMSIDEKNKYSHRAKAVEKAFSTLKQYFEKRN; encoded by the coding sequence TTGAATAAACAATTAGAGCCAATATATTTCATTACTGGAAATAAACATAAACTACTCGAAGTTAAACCTATCGCTGAAAAATACGGCTTTATACTAGTTCAATCAAACTATCCTAAACAAGAAATACAAGATTCTAACATCTTAAATATAGCAAGACATGCTGCTCTAAATGCTTATATGAATCTTAAAAAACCCGTTTTAGTGGAAGATGCAGGATTGTTTATTGATGCTTTAAAAGGATTTCCAGGTCCTTATAGTAGCTATGTATTTAAGACTATCGGTATAACCGGTATACTTAAGCTTATGGAAAACATTGTTGATAGAAAAGCGTGTTTTAAATCCGCTGTTGTCTTAATATATGAACCGTTCATGATCTCCGTATTGGAGAAAACATGTGGTATAATTACTCGGAACCCGCGTGGCGAACAAGGCTTTGGATTCGATCCAATATTTATACCTAAAGGATCAAGCAGAACATTCGCAGAAATGAGTATAGATGAGAAAAACAAGTATTCTCATAGAGCTAAAGCAGTAGAGAAAGCATTTTCAACCCTTAAACAATATTTTGAAAAACGGAATTAG
- a CDS encoding 30S ribosomal protein S15 → MNKKRDKGQSHSTRPARAGPPRWLKLDMSPSDIELLVVELAKKGYTPSMIGIILRDQYGVPLVKQVTGKKLVQILEKHGIKLPVPEDLLFLMRKAVNLRRHLEEHPKDFHAKKGLLDLESKIHRLVKYYKRIGRLPPDWKYTPEQAKLIVSAYL, encoded by the coding sequence ATGAACAAGAAAAGGGACAAAGGACAATCACACTCTACAAGACCTGCTCGAGCAGGGCCTCCGCGCTGGCTAAAACTTGATATGAGCCCCAGCGATATAGAGTTATTAGTAGTTGAGTTGGCTAAGAAAGGATATACTCCTTCAATGATAGGAATTATCCTAAGAGATCAATATGGTGTTCCACTAGTTAAACAAGTTACAGGTAAAAAACTTGTTCAAATACTTGAGAAACACGGAATAAAACTGCCTGTTCCAGAAGACTTATTGTTCCTGATGAGGAAAGCAGTTAATTTAAGAAGGCACCTCGAAGAACATCCTAAGGATTTTCATGCAAAGAAGGGATTGCTTGACTTAGAATCTAAGATCCATAGGTTAGTCAAGTATTATAAGAGAATAGGTAGGCTACCGCCTGATTGGAAATATACACCAGAGCAAGCAAAACTGATTGTATCAGCTTATCTCTAG
- a CDS encoding KEOPS complex subunit Pcc1, producing MAILSRLKIIMEDEKLAKAIYEMLHPDNLTAPEYMSLKEKISRNNEEYIYEAEITVPNDPKRFDSLRGTLDEILSITEMINNVLIMLK from the coding sequence ATGGCAATATTATCAAGGCTTAAAATAATTATGGAGGATGAAAAACTGGCAAAGGCTATCTATGAAATGCTTCATCCAGATAATTTAACAGCACCTGAATATATGTCTTTAAAAGAGAAAATATCGAGAAATAATGAAGAATACATTTATGAAGCTGAGATCACAGTGCCAAATGATCCTAAAAGATTTGATTCACTCAGAGGAACACTAGATGAAATTCTTTCAATCACTGAAATGATAAATAATGTTTTGATAATGCTTAAATAA
- a CDS encoding 30S ribosomal protein S3ae — protein MPARRKYAVRDKWKLKKWYEVIAPPVFGNIVIGTTPADDPLKLIGRVMETTLYDITGDITQVHVRLYFQIIDVKENKAITRFKGHELSRDYIKSLIRRKSSKIQGIFNVVTKDGYHLRLTIIALTSYRCKTSQKRAIRKIMEEYVKERVPQLTLDELIHEMVFGKMSAVIAERARKIYPIRKVEVYKSKLLMIPTPEGPKPAVVISPLQLGR, from the coding sequence ATGCCAGCGAGAAGAAAATATGCTGTCCGAGATAAATGGAAGCTTAAGAAATGGTATGAGGTCATAGCACCTCCAGTATTTGGAAACATAGTTATTGGCACAACACCAGCTGATGATCCATTAAAACTCATAGGAAGAGTTATGGAGACAACTCTTTATGATATTACTGGTGATATTACACAGGTCCATGTAAGATTGTATTTCCAAATAATAGATGTTAAGGAAAATAAAGCTATAACCAGATTCAAAGGCCATGAGTTATCCAGAGATTACATAAAGAGTTTAATAAGGAGGAAAAGCAGTAAAATCCAGGGAATATTTAATGTAGTAACAAAAGATGGTTACCATTTAAGACTAACTATTATAGCTTTAACGAGTTATAGATGTAAAACAAGCCAGAAAAGAGCGATTAGGAAAATAATGGAGGAATATGTTAAGGAGAGAGTTCCGCAACTAACACTTGATGAATTAATACATGAAATGGTATTTGGTAAAATGAGTGCCGTTATAGCGGAACGTGCTAGAAAGATTTATCCTATTAGAAAAGTTGAAGTATACAAATCGAAATTGTTAATGATACCTACACCAGAAGGACCAAAACCAGCAGTAGTTATATCACCGCTTCAGTTGGGAAGGTAA
- a CDS encoding THUMP domain-containing protein, with amino-acid sequence MNFKGLVLVKNGRFSRDELVEQIARNVVEAEKIIPIDKATIADPNVICEEIRDVVTEKIDEKKSFAVKTTRRGKHGFTSIDVNVIVGDCIRKYTGASVNLRYPDIIVYVEIKRSSSLIQIG; translated from the coding sequence ATGAATTTTAAGGGATTAGTACTTGTCAAAAATGGTAGATTTTCAAGAGACGAACTAGTTGAGCAAATAGCTAGGAACGTTGTTGAAGCAGAAAAGATTATACCAATAGATAAAGCTACAATTGCTGATCCAAATGTGATCTGTGAAGAAATAAGAGATGTTGTAACTGAGAAAATTGATGAGAAAAAATCTTTTGCAGTAAAAACAACTAGAAGGGGAAAACACGGATTTACAAGTATTGATGTAAATGTAATAGTCGGTGATTGTATTAGAAAATACACTGGAGCATCAGTTAATCTCCGTTACCCAGATATTATAGTATATGTTGAAATAAAAAGGTCATCGTCGCTTATCCAGATAGGTTGA
- a CDS encoding transposase, with translation MILSYRVKHNYDVSEFLNSYRCLLQRAIDTIWEGIEWRRKGKRLIPIIPKSRKFKRELRNYLLQNWNYASHYVDSAIKTAYSILNSWRRNYLKGRRGRNKPVIRRKFARVKETLYTFRDWRIRVTVKPYKLSLDFDLSRAWFRKRVKGCDLGELILKENELIVTFKKVVREKPKKKIAWDMNLLSMDGFCDRGWVRVDLKPLYTLHITYENLRRKIQRLVKRKSKTARKLMEKYSRRHRNRVRDSLHKLTTGIAREFKDYEHGFEDLEKYGMFSKRKTHNRVISRQNWKQIISLMSYKASVKLLNPRNSTKTCPRCGGRMKHRKGQVLTCGKCGLKINRQLNASINLYLRMWGFPPSPSTFYRVVIRRMIPRLKVWMRRGSGVTLKGCETDDIPLMNPEEAEVDVHQGFGRPS, from the coding sequence GTGATCCTTAGCTACAGGGTTAAGCATAACTACGATGTAAGTGAGTTTCTGAATAGCTACAGGTGTCTTTTGCAGAGAGCAATAGACACTATTTGGGAGGGTATTGAGTGGAGGAGAAAAGGTAAAAGGCTGATCCCAATAATCCCCAAATCCAGAAAGTTTAAACGAGAATTAAGAAACTACTTGCTCCAAAACTGGAACTACGCTTCCCACTACGTGGACTCCGCAATCAAAACAGCTTACTCCATTCTGAACTCGTGGAGAAGAAACTATCTCAAAGGGAGGAGAGGTAGGAATAAACCAGTTATAAGAAGAAAGTTCGCTAGAGTTAAAGAAACCCTTTACACGTTTAGAGACTGGAGAATAAGAGTAACTGTAAAGCCATACAAGCTCAGCCTCGATTTTGATCTATCAAGAGCATGGTTCAGGAAGAGAGTCAAAGGCTGTGATCTTGGAGAATTGATTCTAAAGGAGAATGAACTGATCGTAACTTTCAAGAAGGTAGTTAGAGAGAAACCTAAGAAGAAGATTGCATGGGACATGAACTTACTCAGCATGGACGGGTTCTGCGATAGAGGTTGGGTTAGAGTTGATCTAAAACCTCTCTACACGTTACATATAACCTATGAGAACCTGAGGAGGAAGATTCAGAGACTGGTGAAGAGAAAGTCGAAGACGGCAAGAAAGCTTATGGAGAAATATTCCAGAAGACATAGAAATAGGGTTAGAGATTCCCTGCACAAGTTGACGACAGGAATTGCAAGAGAATTCAAGGATTACGAACATGGATTCGAAGATTTGGAGAAGTATGGGATGTTCAGCAAGAGGAAAACTCACAACAGAGTAATCTCAAGACAGAACTGGAAGCAAATAATATCTTTAATGAGCTACAAAGCAAGCGTTAAGCTACTTAATCCCCGGAACTCAACAAAAACCTGTCCCAGATGTGGTGGAAGAATGAAGCACCGAAAGGGACAGGTTTTGACGTGTGGTAAGTGTGGTCTGAAAATAAACAGACAGCTTAATGCTTCAATAAATCTATATCTAAGGATGTGGGGTTTTCCTCCCTCTCCAAGCACCTTCTACCGTGTGGTGATTAGGAGGATGATCCCTCGGTTGAAGGTGTGGATGAGGAGAGGGAGTGGGGTTACCCTGAAAGGGTGCGAGACCGATGATATACCCCTGATGAACCCCGAGGAGGCTGAGGTTGATGTACACCAAGGGTTTGGTAGACCTTCATAG
- a CDS encoding SPOUT family RNA methylase, with protein MGKRIGREIQNFEVRELVIAPVGIVEAYPLALFIESVVEGIESRYRVQSKAYHRRVHKVPVYLMDLHQLVRDRSNEVIIVFEPEGKYIGDVEEELAELVIKSKKRVNLLFGSRTGIPVGIYRYADLVVDIAPGITLSTDYAAAAGLIALATTIYSKYRLMNDEGNNSSSR; from the coding sequence ATGGGGAAAAGAATTGGGAGGGAGATACAGAATTTTGAAGTAAGAGAACTAGTGATAGCTCCCGTTGGAATAGTTGAAGCCTATCCATTAGCTCTATTCATCGAGAGTGTGGTTGAAGGTATAGAGTCTAGATATAGAGTGCAGAGTAAAGCTTATCATCGAAGAGTTCATAAAGTCCCAGTATATTTAATGGATTTGCATCAACTTGTTAGGGATAGAAGTAATGAGGTGATAATTGTTTTTGAGCCTGAGGGGAAATATATTGGTGATGTTGAAGAAGAATTGGCAGAGCTTGTTATTAAATCTAAGAAGCGTGTAAACTTGTTGTTTGGCTCCAGAACAGGTATACCTGTTGGAATATATAGATATGCTGATTTAGTGGTGGATATTGCGCCCGGTATTACATTATCTACGGATTATGCTGCAGCAGCGGGCTTAATAGCTTTGGCAACAACAATATATAGTAAGTATAGGTTGATGAATGATGAAGGCAATAATTCTAGCAGCAGGTAA
- the glmU gene encoding bifunctional sugar-1-phosphate nucleotidylyltransferase/acetyltransferase: MKAIILAAGKGLRLRPITETRPKPLIPVLCKPLLQWQLEALAGINEVDEVVIVVSYLKEQVEQFVGKLNMPFKITLLDQGEELGTGDAILKAIRKRGIDGKILIIYGDIFLKDWNELKQLVLTRKDFIVGVEVDNPSDYGVIVVDEYNSFKGIIEKPAIPPSNLINAGLYFLDARDILKHSDIELSPRGELEFTDILSSMARNGVEIKVYQLSKGKWIDIGKPWHLLDANKMALENISTKIIGSIEPGAHVHGRVFVGEGTIVKSGTYIEGPVYIGKNTVIGPNAYIRPYSVICDGSKIGFSVEVKSSLIMEKVHISHLSYVGDSIICENVNFGAGTITANLRFDDKPVKMNIKGRRESSGRRKLGAIVGAYVKTGINVSLMPGVKIGSYSWIAPGAIVYKDIPPRSFYRWMGIGYIENLKENEK, from the coding sequence ATGAAGGCAATAATTCTAGCAGCAGGTAAAGGGTTAAGGCTTAGACCAATCACTGAGACTAGACCTAAGCCTCTCATACCTGTTCTATGTAAACCGCTTCTTCAATGGCAACTAGAAGCATTAGCGGGGATTAATGAAGTAGATGAGGTTGTAATAGTTGTTAGTTATTTAAAAGAACAAGTTGAACAGTTTGTTGGAAAATTGAATATGCCGTTTAAAATAACCCTTCTTGACCAGGGAGAAGAGCTTGGTACAGGAGATGCTATACTAAAAGCGATTAGAAAAAGAGGTATTGATGGGAAAATATTGATTATTTATGGTGATATTTTTCTTAAAGACTGGAATGAGTTGAAACAACTGGTTTTAACAAGAAAAGATTTCATAGTGGGTGTTGAAGTTGATAATCCTAGTGATTATGGAGTAATAGTTGTTGATGAATATAATTCGTTCAAGGGAATAATCGAGAAACCAGCTATTCCCCCATCTAACTTGATCAATGCTGGACTATATTTCTTGGATGCTAGAGATATACTTAAACATAGCGATATAGAATTGAGTCCTAGAGGGGAACTTGAATTCACAGACATACTTTCATCAATGGCTAGAAACGGTGTTGAGATAAAGGTTTATCAACTATCTAAAGGAAAATGGATCGACATAGGTAAGCCTTGGCATTTACTAGATGCGAACAAGATGGCATTAGAGAATATATCAACTAAAATAATTGGTTCAATAGAGCCGGGAGCCCATGTGCATGGTAGGGTATTTGTTGGAGAAGGTACAATTGTTAAGTCAGGAACATATATTGAAGGACCTGTTTATATAGGTAAAAACACTGTTATAGGTCCAAACGCGTATATAAGACCATACAGCGTAATATGCGATGGATCAAAAATAGGTTTCTCCGTAGAAGTTAAATCAAGTCTCATAATGGAAAAGGTACATATTAGTCATCTAAGCTATGTTGGAGATAGTATAATTTGTGAAAACGTAAACTTTGGTGCTGGCACGATTACAGCTAATTTAAGATTTGATGATAAACCTGTTAAGATGAATATTAAGGGGAGAAGGGAATCTAGTGGTAGAAGAAAGCTTGGAGCAATTGTAGGTGCATATGTAAAGACAGGTATAAACGTCTCATTAATGCCCGGCGTAAAAATAGGTTCTTATTCATGGATTGCTCCCGGCGCAATTGTATACAAGGATATACCCCCTAGAAGCTTCTATAGATGGATGGGGATAGGGTATATAGAGAACCTTAAAGAAAATGAAAAATGA
- a CDS encoding DUF2095 family protein, with translation MKIKIEEFKKKYPHLAKEVLGEEKSQDLNLTIEKPFPDPWRGYIPGPIDYIRRCKTVEEALEVLDYLEKHGEINSNEANELRQILKEKGLEFFGSHKEDNYYYKKAVEYWKKLSRIISEQQPQQS, from the coding sequence ATGAAGATAAAGATAGAAGAGTTCAAGAAAAAATATCCACATCTTGCTAAGGAGGTTTTAGGGGAAGAGAAAAGCCAAGATCTAAACTTAACTATTGAAAAACCATTTCCCGATCCTTGGAGAGGCTATATTCCAGGACCAATAGATTATATTAGAAGATGCAAAACAGTTGAGGAAGCATTAGAGGTTCTGGATTACCTAGAAAAACATGGTGAAATAAATAGTAATGAAGCAAATGAGCTTAGGCAAATACTGAAGGAGAAGGGGCTAGAATTCTTTGGTTCACATAAGGAAGACAATTACTATTACAAGAAAGCTGTGGAATATTGGAAGAAACTTTCAAGAATTATCTCCGAGCAGCAGCCGCAACAATCTTGA
- a CDS encoding redox-regulated ATPase YchF, which yields MPPPEKLIGIIGKTNVGKSTLFAALTLAPVAIANHPFTTIKPNIGVGYVRKKCVHVELGLEKCDPRTGMCIKGNRFIPVKIMDVAGLIPGASQGRGLGNKFMDDLRQADILIHVVDASGSTGPDGTPAKPGTYDPVEEAKLIQKEVDEWFVSVVRRVWENKISRQIYLVNNPIEYITQNLSGLSINKNHVIEAIRLAGLEDKHPKKWSSDDIREFALMLRRVSKPILIAANKADLPTAEDNIKRLIKEFGKENVVPVSALAEYILRKAAQKGLIEYLPGDNDFKIIDSSRLSKEQLHALELVRRKMLAKYGSTGVQELLNKAVFNVLKLIVVYPVEDHNKYTDHYGNILPDAYLVPEGTTAKELAYMIHTDLGKTFLYAINAKTKEKVGETYVLRDNDVIKIVAAAARR from the coding sequence ATGCCACCTCCAGAAAAACTTATCGGTATAATTGGGAAAACAAACGTTGGTAAATCAACTCTTTTCGCAGCACTTACACTTGCACCTGTAGCAATAGCTAATCACCCATTCACAACTATTAAACCAAACATAGGCGTCGGCTATGTACGGAAGAAATGTGTTCATGTAGAACTGGGCTTAGAAAAATGCGATCCAAGAACAGGTATGTGTATAAAAGGTAATAGATTCATACCCGTAAAAATAATGGATGTAGCAGGGCTCATTCCCGGAGCTAGTCAGGGAAGAGGATTGGGTAATAAGTTCATGGATGATTTGAGACAAGCTGATATATTAATACACGTAGTTGATGCATCAGGCTCCACGGGACCAGATGGAACACCTGCTAAGCCTGGAACATATGATCCTGTTGAGGAAGCTAAGCTTATCCAGAAAGAAGTTGATGAATGGTTCGTGTCGGTAGTTAGAAGAGTTTGGGAGAATAAAATAAGTAGGCAAATATACCTTGTAAATAATCCTATAGAATATATCACTCAAAACCTATCAGGTTTAAGCATCAATAAGAACCACGTAATTGAAGCCATAAGACTTGCAGGACTTGAAGATAAACACCCGAAGAAATGGAGTAGTGATGATATTAGAGAATTTGCGTTAATGCTGAGAAGAGTAAGTAAACCTATATTAATAGCTGCTAACAAGGCAGATCTTCCAACTGCAGAAGATAATATTAAGCGTCTAATCAAAGAGTTTGGAAAAGAAAATGTTGTACCTGTAAGTGCACTAGCCGAATATATTCTCCGGAAAGCAGCTCAAAAAGGATTAATAGAGTACTTGCCTGGAGATAATGATTTCAAAATAATAGATAGCAGTAGATTATCAAAAGAACAACTACACGCACTAGAACTTGTACGTAGAAAAATGCTAGCAAAATATGGAAGCACAGGGGTCCAAGAACTACTGAATAAAGCTGTATTCAATGTTTTGAAACTAATTGTTGTGTACCCAGTGGAGGATCATAACAAATACACTGATCATTATGGAAACATTCTTCCAGACGCATATCTCGTACCAGAAGGCACTACTGCTAAGGAGTTAGCATATATGATACACACCGATCTAGGCAAAACATTTCTTTACGCGATAAATGCTAAGACCAAGGAGAAAGTTGGCGAAACATATGTTCTCAGAGACAATGATGTAATCAAGATTGTTGCGGCTGCTGCTCGGAGATAA